Proteins co-encoded in one Anguilla anguilla isolate fAngAng1 chromosome 16, fAngAng1.pri, whole genome shotgun sequence genomic window:
- the LOC118215003 gene encoding protein CBFA2T3-like isoform X2, translated as MERAATEVHLKRQGKVDFGKAGSMANRSLQGIPTVTLTSHRSILEERPMHRAISTISSVTAGGPRKAVRGSTEQKVGTMPDSPADVKTQPRSTPPTMPPPPPAVSQATNRSASFTPTTMLNGSSHSPTALNGAPSTPNGFSNGPAMSSTASLPTQQLPPACGARQLCKLKRFLTTLQQFGNDISPEIGERVRSLVLGLVNSTLTIEEFHSKLQEATNFPLRPFVIPFLKANLPLLQRELLHCARMAKQTPAQYLAQHEQLLLDANASSPLDSSEILLEINEHGKRRTPDRTKDSGVDRDALHPEHLPKRPCTVSPSQRYSPSGGLPAHPPPNGLPTHPPNGLPHPNPPAPQHYRLEDMALAHHYRDAYRNAEHRESRERHRQAAVHGARQEEVIDHRLTDREWAEEWKHLDNLLNCIMDMVEKTRRSLTVLRRCQEADREEMNHWIRRYSDVEDMKKGGSSAQRPPPPPPPPPPPHNSSSNTSNSTETQPLEIHRDFLHRPTSGYLPEEIWRKAGTTSVPLSPALKQLQNKQEEAVNEVKRQAMSELQKAVSDAERKAHEMISVERSKMERALAEAKRQASEDALTVINQQEDSSESCWNCGRKASETCSGCNTARYCGSFCQHKDWEKHHHVCGQGLQGMPGGSGVPQGAPSSSGAPPTHSESTPPAPLSLASQGAGGSSTSGSPKEASSSSASRSTTPATPALLDNASR; from the exons GTAGCACGGAACAGAAGGTTGGAACGATGCCAGATTCACCTGCTGATGTCAAGACCCAACCCAGATCGACTCCGCCCACcatgcctcctcctccccctgccgtCAGCCAGGCAACCAACCGCAGTGCTTCATTCACACCCACCACCA tgcTCAACGGGAGCAGCCACTCGCCCACGGCGCTCAACGGGGCGCCGTCCACGCCCAACGGCTTCAGCAACGGGCCGGCCATGTCGTCCACGGCCTCGCTGCCCACCCAGCAGCTGCCCCCGGCCTGCGGCGCGCGCCAGCTCTGCAAGCTCAAGCGCTTCCTCACCACGCTGCAGCAGTTCGGCAACGACATCTCGCCCGAGATCGGGGAGCGCGTCCGCAGCCTGGTGCTCGGGCTGGTG AATTCTACTCTGACTATTGAGGAGTTCCACTCCAAACTCCAAGAGGCCACCAACTTCCCCCTGAGGCCGTTTGTCATTCCTTTCCTCAAG GCGAACCTGCCCCTCCTGCAGAGGGAGCTCCTGCACTGTGCCCGGATGGCCAAGCAGACGCCCGCGCAGTACCTGGCCCAGCAcgagcagctgctgctggacgCCAACGCCAGCTCGCCCCTGGACTCCTCCGAGATCCTGCTGGAGATCAACGAGCACGGCAAGAGGAGGACCCCCGACAG GACCAAAGACAGCGGTGTGGACAGAGACGCTCTGCACCCCGAGCACCTGCCCAAACGGCCGTGCACCGTCAGCCCCAGCCAGCGCTACAGCCCGAGCGGGGGCCTGCCGGCCCACCCGCCCCCCAACGGCCTGCCCACGCACCCCCCCAACGGCCTGCCTcatcccaacccccccgccccgcagcaCTACCGGCTGGAGGACATGGCGCTGGCGCACCACTACAGGGACGCCTACCGCAACGCCGAGCACCGCGAATCCCGCGAAAGGCACCGGCAGGCAG CGGTGCATGGAGCTCGGCAGGAGGAGGTCATCGATCACCGCCTGACAGACCGGGAGTGGGCCGAGGAGTGGAAGCACCTCGATAAT ctGCTCAACTGCATCATGGACATGGTGGAGAAGACGCGGCGGTCTCTGACCGTGCTGCGTCGCTGCCAGGAGGCCGACCGCGAGGAGATGAACCACTGGATCCGCCGCTACAGTGATGTGGAGGATATGAAAAAAGGTGGGAGCTCCGCCCagcgccctcctcctcctcctcctcctcctccacctcctcacaACTCCTCCTCCAACACCTCTAACAGCACCGAGACACAGCCCCTAG AGATTCACCGGGACTTTTTGCACAGACCGACCTCCGGTTACCTGCCCGAGGAGATCTGGAGAAAGGCTG GTACTACAAGTGTCCCACTCTCACCAGCACTAAAGCAACTCCAAAACAAGCAGG AGGAGGCTGTGAACGAGGTGAAGAGACAGGCCATGTCGGAGCTGCAGAAGGCCGTGTCCGACGCCGAGCGCAAGGCGCACGAGATGATCTCTGTGGAGAGGTCCAAGATGGAGCGGGCTCTGGCCGAGGCTAAAAGGCAGGCTTCCGAGGACGCGCTGACCGTCATCAACCAGCAGGAGGACTCGAGTGAG AGCTGCTGGAACTGCGGCCGCAAGGCCAGCGAGACGTGCAGCGGCTGCAACACGGCGCGGTACTGCGGCTCCTTCTGCCAGCACAAGGACTGGGAGAAGCACCACCACGTGTGCGGGCAGGGCCTCCAGGGGATGCCAGGGGGCAGCGGCGTGCCGCAGGGGGCACCCTCCTCCTCCGGCGCGCCCCCCACGCACTCTGAGAGCACCCCGCCGGCCCCCCTGTCCCTGGCCAGCCAGGGCGCGGGCGGCAGCAGCACCTCAGGCAGCCCCAAGGAGGCTAGCTCCAGCAGTGCCTCCAGGTCCACGACGCCGGCCACGCCCGCCCTGCTCGACAATGCCTCCCGCTGA
- the LOC118215003 gene encoding protein CBFA2T3-like isoform X7, translated as MPDSPADVKTQPRSTPPTMPPPPPAVSQATNRSASFTPTTMLNGSSHSPTALNGAPSTPNGFSNGPAMSSTASLPTQQLPPACGARQLCKLKRFLTTLQQFGNDISPEIGERVRSLVLGLVNSTLTIEEFHSKLQEATNFPLRPFVIPFLKANLPLLQRELLHCARMAKQTPAQYLAQHEQLLLDANASSPLDSSEILLEINEHGKRRTPDRTKDSGVDRDALHPEHLPKRPCTVSPSQRYSPSGGLPAHPPPNGLPTHPPNGLPHPNPPAPQHYRLEDMALAHHYRDAYRNAEHRESRERHRQAAVHGARQEEVIDHRLTDREWAEEWKHLDNVRVTGLLNCIMDMVEKTRRSLTVLRRCQEADREEMNHWIRRYSDVEDMKKGGSSAQRPPPPPPPPPPPHNSSSNTSNSTETQPLEIHRDFLHRPTSGYLPEEIWRKAGTTSVPLSPALKQLQNKQEEAVNEVKRQAMSELQKAVSDAERKAHEMISVERSKMERALAEAKRQASEDALTVINQQEDSSESCWNCGRKASETCSGCNTARYCGSFCQHKDWEKHHHVCGQGLQGMPGGSGVPQGAPSSSGAPPTHSESTPPAPLSLASQGAGGSSTSGSPKEASSSSASRSTTPATPALLDNASR; from the exons ATGCCAGATTCACCTGCTGATGTCAAGACCCAACCCAGATCGACTCCGCCCACcatgcctcctcctccccctgccgtCAGCCAGGCAACCAACCGCAGTGCTTCATTCACACCCACCACCA tgcTCAACGGGAGCAGCCACTCGCCCACGGCGCTCAACGGGGCGCCGTCCACGCCCAACGGCTTCAGCAACGGGCCGGCCATGTCGTCCACGGCCTCGCTGCCCACCCAGCAGCTGCCCCCGGCCTGCGGCGCGCGCCAGCTCTGCAAGCTCAAGCGCTTCCTCACCACGCTGCAGCAGTTCGGCAACGACATCTCGCCCGAGATCGGGGAGCGCGTCCGCAGCCTGGTGCTCGGGCTGGTG AATTCTACTCTGACTATTGAGGAGTTCCACTCCAAACTCCAAGAGGCCACCAACTTCCCCCTGAGGCCGTTTGTCATTCCTTTCCTCAAG GCGAACCTGCCCCTCCTGCAGAGGGAGCTCCTGCACTGTGCCCGGATGGCCAAGCAGACGCCCGCGCAGTACCTGGCCCAGCAcgagcagctgctgctggacgCCAACGCCAGCTCGCCCCTGGACTCCTCCGAGATCCTGCTGGAGATCAACGAGCACGGCAAGAGGAGGACCCCCGACAG GACCAAAGACAGCGGTGTGGACAGAGACGCTCTGCACCCCGAGCACCTGCCCAAACGGCCGTGCACCGTCAGCCCCAGCCAGCGCTACAGCCCGAGCGGGGGCCTGCCGGCCCACCCGCCCCCCAACGGCCTGCCCACGCACCCCCCCAACGGCCTGCCTcatcccaacccccccgccccgcagcaCTACCGGCTGGAGGACATGGCGCTGGCGCACCACTACAGGGACGCCTACCGCAACGCCGAGCACCGCGAATCCCGCGAAAGGCACCGGCAGGCAG CGGTGCATGGAGCTCGGCAGGAGGAGGTCATCGATCACCGCCTGACAGACCGGGAGTGGGCCGAGGAGTGGAAGCACCTCGATAATGTACGTGTGACTGGG ctGCTCAACTGCATCATGGACATGGTGGAGAAGACGCGGCGGTCTCTGACCGTGCTGCGTCGCTGCCAGGAGGCCGACCGCGAGGAGATGAACCACTGGATCCGCCGCTACAGTGATGTGGAGGATATGAAAAAAGGTGGGAGCTCCGCCCagcgccctcctcctcctcctcctcctcctccacctcctcacaACTCCTCCTCCAACACCTCTAACAGCACCGAGACACAGCCCCTAG AGATTCACCGGGACTTTTTGCACAGACCGACCTCCGGTTACCTGCCCGAGGAGATCTGGAGAAAGGCTG GTACTACAAGTGTCCCACTCTCACCAGCACTAAAGCAACTCCAAAACAAGCAGG AGGAGGCTGTGAACGAGGTGAAGAGACAGGCCATGTCGGAGCTGCAGAAGGCCGTGTCCGACGCCGAGCGCAAGGCGCACGAGATGATCTCTGTGGAGAGGTCCAAGATGGAGCGGGCTCTGGCCGAGGCTAAAAGGCAGGCTTCCGAGGACGCGCTGACCGTCATCAACCAGCAGGAGGACTCGAGTGAG AGCTGCTGGAACTGCGGCCGCAAGGCCAGCGAGACGTGCAGCGGCTGCAACACGGCGCGGTACTGCGGCTCCTTCTGCCAGCACAAGGACTGGGAGAAGCACCACCACGTGTGCGGGCAGGGCCTCCAGGGGATGCCAGGGGGCAGCGGCGTGCCGCAGGGGGCACCCTCCTCCTCCGGCGCGCCCCCCACGCACTCTGAGAGCACCCCGCCGGCCCCCCTGTCCCTGGCCAGCCAGGGCGCGGGCGGCAGCAGCACCTCAGGCAGCCCCAAGGAGGCTAGCTCCAGCAGTGCCTCCAGGTCCACGACGCCGGCCACGCCCGCCCTGCTCGACAATGCCTCCCGCTGA
- the LOC118215003 gene encoding protein CBFA2T3-like isoform X1, translated as MERAATEVHLKRQGKVDFGKAGSMANRSLQGIPTVTLTSHRSILEERPMHRAISTISSVTAGGPRKAVRGSTEQKVGTMPDSPADVKTQPRSTPPTMPPPPPAVSQATNRSASFTPTTMLNGSSHSPTALNGAPSTPNGFSNGPAMSSTASLPTQQLPPACGARQLCKLKRFLTTLQQFGNDISPEIGERVRSLVLGLVNSTLTIEEFHSKLQEATNFPLRPFVIPFLKANLPLLQRELLHCARMAKQTPAQYLAQHEQLLLDANASSPLDSSEILLEINEHGKRRTPDRTKDSGVDRDALHPEHLPKRPCTVSPSQRYSPSGGLPAHPPPNGLPTHPPNGLPHPNPPAPQHYRLEDMALAHHYRDAYRNAEHRESRERHRQAAVHGARQEEVIDHRLTDREWAEEWKHLDNVRVTGLLNCIMDMVEKTRRSLTVLRRCQEADREEMNHWIRRYSDVEDMKKGGSSAQRPPPPPPPPPPPHNSSSNTSNSTETQPLEIHRDFLHRPTSGYLPEEIWRKAGTTSVPLSPALKQLQNKQEEAVNEVKRQAMSELQKAVSDAERKAHEMISVERSKMERALAEAKRQASEDALTVINQQEDSSESCWNCGRKASETCSGCNTARYCGSFCQHKDWEKHHHVCGQGLQGMPGGSGVPQGAPSSSGAPPTHSESTPPAPLSLASQGAGGSSTSGSPKEASSSSASRSTTPATPALLDNASR; from the exons GTAGCACGGAACAGAAGGTTGGAACGATGCCAGATTCACCTGCTGATGTCAAGACCCAACCCAGATCGACTCCGCCCACcatgcctcctcctccccctgccgtCAGCCAGGCAACCAACCGCAGTGCTTCATTCACACCCACCACCA tgcTCAACGGGAGCAGCCACTCGCCCACGGCGCTCAACGGGGCGCCGTCCACGCCCAACGGCTTCAGCAACGGGCCGGCCATGTCGTCCACGGCCTCGCTGCCCACCCAGCAGCTGCCCCCGGCCTGCGGCGCGCGCCAGCTCTGCAAGCTCAAGCGCTTCCTCACCACGCTGCAGCAGTTCGGCAACGACATCTCGCCCGAGATCGGGGAGCGCGTCCGCAGCCTGGTGCTCGGGCTGGTG AATTCTACTCTGACTATTGAGGAGTTCCACTCCAAACTCCAAGAGGCCACCAACTTCCCCCTGAGGCCGTTTGTCATTCCTTTCCTCAAG GCGAACCTGCCCCTCCTGCAGAGGGAGCTCCTGCACTGTGCCCGGATGGCCAAGCAGACGCCCGCGCAGTACCTGGCCCAGCAcgagcagctgctgctggacgCCAACGCCAGCTCGCCCCTGGACTCCTCCGAGATCCTGCTGGAGATCAACGAGCACGGCAAGAGGAGGACCCCCGACAG GACCAAAGACAGCGGTGTGGACAGAGACGCTCTGCACCCCGAGCACCTGCCCAAACGGCCGTGCACCGTCAGCCCCAGCCAGCGCTACAGCCCGAGCGGGGGCCTGCCGGCCCACCCGCCCCCCAACGGCCTGCCCACGCACCCCCCCAACGGCCTGCCTcatcccaacccccccgccccgcagcaCTACCGGCTGGAGGACATGGCGCTGGCGCACCACTACAGGGACGCCTACCGCAACGCCGAGCACCGCGAATCCCGCGAAAGGCACCGGCAGGCAG CGGTGCATGGAGCTCGGCAGGAGGAGGTCATCGATCACCGCCTGACAGACCGGGAGTGGGCCGAGGAGTGGAAGCACCTCGATAATGTACGTGTGACTGGG ctGCTCAACTGCATCATGGACATGGTGGAGAAGACGCGGCGGTCTCTGACCGTGCTGCGTCGCTGCCAGGAGGCCGACCGCGAGGAGATGAACCACTGGATCCGCCGCTACAGTGATGTGGAGGATATGAAAAAAGGTGGGAGCTCCGCCCagcgccctcctcctcctcctcctcctcctccacctcctcacaACTCCTCCTCCAACACCTCTAACAGCACCGAGACACAGCCCCTAG AGATTCACCGGGACTTTTTGCACAGACCGACCTCCGGTTACCTGCCCGAGGAGATCTGGAGAAAGGCTG GTACTACAAGTGTCCCACTCTCACCAGCACTAAAGCAACTCCAAAACAAGCAGG AGGAGGCTGTGAACGAGGTGAAGAGACAGGCCATGTCGGAGCTGCAGAAGGCCGTGTCCGACGCCGAGCGCAAGGCGCACGAGATGATCTCTGTGGAGAGGTCCAAGATGGAGCGGGCTCTGGCCGAGGCTAAAAGGCAGGCTTCCGAGGACGCGCTGACCGTCATCAACCAGCAGGAGGACTCGAGTGAG AGCTGCTGGAACTGCGGCCGCAAGGCCAGCGAGACGTGCAGCGGCTGCAACACGGCGCGGTACTGCGGCTCCTTCTGCCAGCACAAGGACTGGGAGAAGCACCACCACGTGTGCGGGCAGGGCCTCCAGGGGATGCCAGGGGGCAGCGGCGTGCCGCAGGGGGCACCCTCCTCCTCCGGCGCGCCCCCCACGCACTCTGAGAGCACCCCGCCGGCCCCCCTGTCCCTGGCCAGCCAGGGCGCGGGCGGCAGCAGCACCTCAGGCAGCCCCAAGGAGGCTAGCTCCAGCAGTGCCTCCAGGTCCACGACGCCGGCCACGCCCGCCCTGCTCGACAATGCCTCCCGCTGA
- the LOC118215003 gene encoding protein CBFA2T3-like isoform X4, with translation MERAATEVHLKRQGKVDFGKAGSMANRSLQGIPTVTLTSHRSILEERPMHRAISTISSVTAGGPRKAVRGSTEQKVGTMPDSPADVKTQPRSTPPTMPPPPPAVSQATNRSASFTPTTMLNGSSHSPTALNGAPSTPNGFSNGPAMSSTASLPTQQLPPACGARQLCKLKRFLTTLQQFGNDISPEIGERVRSLVLGLVNSTLTIEEFHSKLQEATNFPLRPFVIPFLKANLPLLQRELLHCARMAKQTPAQYLAQHEQLLLDANASSPLDSSEILLEINEHGKRRTPDRTKDSGVDRDALHPEHLPKRPCTVSPSQRYSPSGGLPAHPPPNGLPTHPPNGLPHPNPPAPQHYRLEDMALAHHYRDAYRNAEHRESRERHRQAAVHGARQEEVIDHRLTDREWAEEWKHLDNLLNCIMDMVEKTRRSLTVLRRCQEADREEMNHWIRRYSDVEDMKKGGSSAQRPPPPPPPPPPPHNSSSNTSNSTETQPLEIHRDFLHRPTSGYLPEEIWRKAEEAVNEVKRQAMSELQKAVSDAERKAHEMISVERSKMERALAEAKRQASEDALTVINQQEDSSESCWNCGRKASETCSGCNTARYCGSFCQHKDWEKHHHVCGQGLQGMPGGSGVPQGAPSSSGAPPTHSESTPPAPLSLASQGAGGSSTSGSPKEASSSSASRSTTPATPALLDNASR, from the exons GTAGCACGGAACAGAAGGTTGGAACGATGCCAGATTCACCTGCTGATGTCAAGACCCAACCCAGATCGACTCCGCCCACcatgcctcctcctccccctgccgtCAGCCAGGCAACCAACCGCAGTGCTTCATTCACACCCACCACCA tgcTCAACGGGAGCAGCCACTCGCCCACGGCGCTCAACGGGGCGCCGTCCACGCCCAACGGCTTCAGCAACGGGCCGGCCATGTCGTCCACGGCCTCGCTGCCCACCCAGCAGCTGCCCCCGGCCTGCGGCGCGCGCCAGCTCTGCAAGCTCAAGCGCTTCCTCACCACGCTGCAGCAGTTCGGCAACGACATCTCGCCCGAGATCGGGGAGCGCGTCCGCAGCCTGGTGCTCGGGCTGGTG AATTCTACTCTGACTATTGAGGAGTTCCACTCCAAACTCCAAGAGGCCACCAACTTCCCCCTGAGGCCGTTTGTCATTCCTTTCCTCAAG GCGAACCTGCCCCTCCTGCAGAGGGAGCTCCTGCACTGTGCCCGGATGGCCAAGCAGACGCCCGCGCAGTACCTGGCCCAGCAcgagcagctgctgctggacgCCAACGCCAGCTCGCCCCTGGACTCCTCCGAGATCCTGCTGGAGATCAACGAGCACGGCAAGAGGAGGACCCCCGACAG GACCAAAGACAGCGGTGTGGACAGAGACGCTCTGCACCCCGAGCACCTGCCCAAACGGCCGTGCACCGTCAGCCCCAGCCAGCGCTACAGCCCGAGCGGGGGCCTGCCGGCCCACCCGCCCCCCAACGGCCTGCCCACGCACCCCCCCAACGGCCTGCCTcatcccaacccccccgccccgcagcaCTACCGGCTGGAGGACATGGCGCTGGCGCACCACTACAGGGACGCCTACCGCAACGCCGAGCACCGCGAATCCCGCGAAAGGCACCGGCAGGCAG CGGTGCATGGAGCTCGGCAGGAGGAGGTCATCGATCACCGCCTGACAGACCGGGAGTGGGCCGAGGAGTGGAAGCACCTCGATAAT ctGCTCAACTGCATCATGGACATGGTGGAGAAGACGCGGCGGTCTCTGACCGTGCTGCGTCGCTGCCAGGAGGCCGACCGCGAGGAGATGAACCACTGGATCCGCCGCTACAGTGATGTGGAGGATATGAAAAAAGGTGGGAGCTCCGCCCagcgccctcctcctcctcctcctcctcctccacctcctcacaACTCCTCCTCCAACACCTCTAACAGCACCGAGACACAGCCCCTAG AGATTCACCGGGACTTTTTGCACAGACCGACCTCCGGTTACCTGCCCGAGGAGATCTGGAGAAAGGCTG AGGAGGCTGTGAACGAGGTGAAGAGACAGGCCATGTCGGAGCTGCAGAAGGCCGTGTCCGACGCCGAGCGCAAGGCGCACGAGATGATCTCTGTGGAGAGGTCCAAGATGGAGCGGGCTCTGGCCGAGGCTAAAAGGCAGGCTTCCGAGGACGCGCTGACCGTCATCAACCAGCAGGAGGACTCGAGTGAG AGCTGCTGGAACTGCGGCCGCAAGGCCAGCGAGACGTGCAGCGGCTGCAACACGGCGCGGTACTGCGGCTCCTTCTGCCAGCACAAGGACTGGGAGAAGCACCACCACGTGTGCGGGCAGGGCCTCCAGGGGATGCCAGGGGGCAGCGGCGTGCCGCAGGGGGCACCCTCCTCCTCCGGCGCGCCCCCCACGCACTCTGAGAGCACCCCGCCGGCCCCCCTGTCCCTGGCCAGCCAGGGCGCGGGCGGCAGCAGCACCTCAGGCAGCCCCAAGGAGGCTAGCTCCAGCAGTGCCTCCAGGTCCACGACGCCGGCCACGCCCGCCCTGCTCGACAATGCCTCCCGCTGA
- the LOC118215003 gene encoding protein CBFA2T3-like isoform X3 codes for MERAATEVHLKRQGKVDFGKAGSMANRSLQGIPTVTLTSHRSILEERPMHRAISTISSVTAGGPRKAVRGSTEQKVGTMPDSPADVKTQPRSTPPTMPPPPPAVSQATNRSASFTPTTMLNGSSHSPTALNGAPSTPNGFSNGPAMSSTASLPTQQLPPACGARQLCKLKRFLTTLQQFGNDISPEIGERVRSLVLGLVNSTLTIEEFHSKLQEATNFPLRPFVIPFLKANLPLLQRELLHCARMAKQTPAQYLAQHEQLLLDANASSPLDSSEILLEINEHGKRRTPDRTKDSGVDRDALHPEHLPKRPCTVSPSQRYSPSGGLPAHPPPNGLPTHPPNGLPHPNPPAPQHYRLEDMALAHHYRDAYRNAEHRESRERHRQAAVHGARQEEVIDHRLTDREWAEEWKHLDNVRVTGLLNCIMDMVEKTRRSLTVLRRCQEADREEMNHWIRRYSDVEDMKKGGSSAQRPPPPPPPPPPPHNSSSNTSNSTETQPLEIHRDFLHRPTSGYLPEEIWRKAEEAVNEVKRQAMSELQKAVSDAERKAHEMISVERSKMERALAEAKRQASEDALTVINQQEDSSESCWNCGRKASETCSGCNTARYCGSFCQHKDWEKHHHVCGQGLQGMPGGSGVPQGAPSSSGAPPTHSESTPPAPLSLASQGAGGSSTSGSPKEASSSSASRSTTPATPALLDNASR; via the exons GTAGCACGGAACAGAAGGTTGGAACGATGCCAGATTCACCTGCTGATGTCAAGACCCAACCCAGATCGACTCCGCCCACcatgcctcctcctccccctgccgtCAGCCAGGCAACCAACCGCAGTGCTTCATTCACACCCACCACCA tgcTCAACGGGAGCAGCCACTCGCCCACGGCGCTCAACGGGGCGCCGTCCACGCCCAACGGCTTCAGCAACGGGCCGGCCATGTCGTCCACGGCCTCGCTGCCCACCCAGCAGCTGCCCCCGGCCTGCGGCGCGCGCCAGCTCTGCAAGCTCAAGCGCTTCCTCACCACGCTGCAGCAGTTCGGCAACGACATCTCGCCCGAGATCGGGGAGCGCGTCCGCAGCCTGGTGCTCGGGCTGGTG AATTCTACTCTGACTATTGAGGAGTTCCACTCCAAACTCCAAGAGGCCACCAACTTCCCCCTGAGGCCGTTTGTCATTCCTTTCCTCAAG GCGAACCTGCCCCTCCTGCAGAGGGAGCTCCTGCACTGTGCCCGGATGGCCAAGCAGACGCCCGCGCAGTACCTGGCCCAGCAcgagcagctgctgctggacgCCAACGCCAGCTCGCCCCTGGACTCCTCCGAGATCCTGCTGGAGATCAACGAGCACGGCAAGAGGAGGACCCCCGACAG GACCAAAGACAGCGGTGTGGACAGAGACGCTCTGCACCCCGAGCACCTGCCCAAACGGCCGTGCACCGTCAGCCCCAGCCAGCGCTACAGCCCGAGCGGGGGCCTGCCGGCCCACCCGCCCCCCAACGGCCTGCCCACGCACCCCCCCAACGGCCTGCCTcatcccaacccccccgccccgcagcaCTACCGGCTGGAGGACATGGCGCTGGCGCACCACTACAGGGACGCCTACCGCAACGCCGAGCACCGCGAATCCCGCGAAAGGCACCGGCAGGCAG CGGTGCATGGAGCTCGGCAGGAGGAGGTCATCGATCACCGCCTGACAGACCGGGAGTGGGCCGAGGAGTGGAAGCACCTCGATAATGTACGTGTGACTGGG ctGCTCAACTGCATCATGGACATGGTGGAGAAGACGCGGCGGTCTCTGACCGTGCTGCGTCGCTGCCAGGAGGCCGACCGCGAGGAGATGAACCACTGGATCCGCCGCTACAGTGATGTGGAGGATATGAAAAAAGGTGGGAGCTCCGCCCagcgccctcctcctcctcctcctcctcctccacctcctcacaACTCCTCCTCCAACACCTCTAACAGCACCGAGACACAGCCCCTAG AGATTCACCGGGACTTTTTGCACAGACCGACCTCCGGTTACCTGCCCGAGGAGATCTGGAGAAAGGCTG AGGAGGCTGTGAACGAGGTGAAGAGACAGGCCATGTCGGAGCTGCAGAAGGCCGTGTCCGACGCCGAGCGCAAGGCGCACGAGATGATCTCTGTGGAGAGGTCCAAGATGGAGCGGGCTCTGGCCGAGGCTAAAAGGCAGGCTTCCGAGGACGCGCTGACCGTCATCAACCAGCAGGAGGACTCGAGTGAG AGCTGCTGGAACTGCGGCCGCAAGGCCAGCGAGACGTGCAGCGGCTGCAACACGGCGCGGTACTGCGGCTCCTTCTGCCAGCACAAGGACTGGGAGAAGCACCACCACGTGTGCGGGCAGGGCCTCCAGGGGATGCCAGGGGGCAGCGGCGTGCCGCAGGGGGCACCCTCCTCCTCCGGCGCGCCCCCCACGCACTCTGAGAGCACCCCGCCGGCCCCCCTGTCCCTGGCCAGCCAGGGCGCGGGCGGCAGCAGCACCTCAGGCAGCCCCAAGGAGGCTAGCTCCAGCAGTGCCTCCAGGTCCACGACGCCGGCCACGCCCGCCCTGCTCGACAATGCCTCCCGCTGA